One Tenrec ecaudatus isolate mTenEca1 chromosome 12, mTenEca1.hap1, whole genome shotgun sequence DNA segment encodes these proteins:
- the ERI2 gene encoding LOW QUALITY PROTEIN: ERI1 exoribonuclease 2 (The sequence of the model RefSeq protein was modified relative to this genomic sequence to represent the inferred CDS: inserted 1 base in 1 codon), with the protein MATKKLARRLGLIRKKSFAPVNRNLQRSKYQQLFDYFIVIDFESTCWNERKHHHSQEIIEFPAVLLNTSTGEIESEFHAYVQPQEHPILSEFCMELTGIKQVQVDEGVPLKICLSQFCKWIHKIQQQKNIIFPNGILNSSSSEVKLCAFVTWSDWDLGVCLEYECKRKQLLKPVFLNSWIDLRATYKLFYRRKPKGLSGALQEVGIQFSGREHSGLDDSRNTAYLAWKMIRDGCIMKITRSLNKVRPQKNPNILASNLNTKHVGDTSACRSTLQVPGPLDKQPKSATNAGGEXQMRSAYLGSSKKVPQDQLQLKMSMKEDLQSIQSHLSLSTNKSFTSLGKLQSPSFNSTIHMQKKIKNEHLAFDTKSHSSTVGSGSLFVSTTISSVNHVSDAEIPSALDCLPMLADWEEVALLPASQPEQHKGGTRPISDSNVDISFSSGGGVTVLKEAEMLNCETCSGVEESPQKLETSKSVVYKSPHTTIYNVKKVKDPVSHVSAFKLPEPKSSAFSNMNVNSTHSSILGKRPLFLGSTKRNSPNPPAFPPAKKQTFTIHEEKSTSSGCSPARSTSPKSHPSVLTPAVNIQQPWKLGRVTPPLCQCGRRSKRLLVSNNGPNHGKAFYCCPVGKYQDSKKPCDYFKWEQTLQKERASNPVLAHSPGGLRGRAPETSPISDKSIHFSTKKSLRLRPSMRS; encoded by the exons ATGGCGACTAAGAAGTTGGCCCG GCGGCTTGGATTAATTAGGAAGAAGTCATTTGCACCAGTAAATAGAAATCTACAAAGAAGCAAATACC AACAGTTGTTTGACTACTTCATTGTCATTGATTTTGAGTCCACCTGCTGGAATGAGAGGAAGCACCACCATAGCCAGGAAATAA ttgAATTTCCAGCAGTATTGTTGAATACATCTACTGGAGAGATTGAATCTGAGTTCCATGCTTATGTTCAGCCGCAGGAACATCCCATTTTATCTGAATTTTGCATGGAACTGACAGGCATAAAGCAG GTTCAAGTTGATGAAggagtccctctgaagatttgctTATCACAGTTCTGTAAATGGATTCATAAGATTCAGCAACAGAAGAACATCATTTTTCCTAATGGAATCTTGAATTCTTCCAGTTCCGAAGTAAAATTATGTGCCTTTGTTACTTGGTCAG ACTGGGACTTGGGGGTTTGCCTGGAGTATGAGTGCAAAAGGAAACAGCTGTTAAAGCCCGTGTTCTTAAATTCATGGATTGATCTCCGAGCAACTTACAAG CTTTTCTACCGCAGAAAACCAAAAGGACTAAGTGGTGCTTTGCAGGAAGTGGGAATACAATTCTCAGGACGAGAGCACTCTG GGTTGGATGATTCTCGGAATACTGCTTATCTTGCCTGGAAAATGATCAGAGACGGTTGTATAATGAAAATTACTAGATCTTTGAATAAG GTACGCCCTCAGAAGAATCCCAACATTTTGGCCAGCAATTTGAATACGAAACACGTTGGAGACACTTCTGCCTGTCGCAGTACCCTCCAGGTTCCCGGTCCATTGGATAAGCAGCCTAAGAGTGCTACAAATGCTGGGGGGG CTCAAATGAGATCAGCTTATCTGGGTTCTTCGAAAAAGGTCCCGCAAGATCAGTTACAATTAAAGATGAGCATGAAAGAAGATCTCCAGAGTATCCAAAGCCATTTATCGCTTTCCACTAATAAGTCGTTTACTTCTCTGGGAAAGTTGCAATCCCCCAGCTTCAATTCaactatccacatgcagaaaaaaattaaaaatgagcaCCTTGCATTTGATACCAAATCTCACTCTTCGACAGTTGGTTCAGGATCATTATTTGTTTCTACCACCATTTCTTCAGTTAATCATGTTTCTGATGCGGAAATTCCTTCTGCTCTTGACTGTTTACCTATGTTGGCTGATTGGGAGGAGGTAGCTTTACTGCCAGCATCTCAGCCTGAGCAACATAAAGGTGGTACACGTCCCATCAGTGACTCAAATGTAGACATTTCCTTTAGCTCTGGAGGAGGAGTGACGGTTTTGAAAGAAGCTGAAATGCTAAATTGTGAAACTTGTAGTGGTGTAGAAGAAAGCCCACAAAAGCTTGAGACCTCGAAGTCTGTTGTGTATAAGAGCCCTCACACTACTATTTACAATGTAAAAAAGGTCAAGGACCCGGTTTCACATGTTTCTGCCTTTAAGTTACCAGAACCCAAATCGAGTGCCTTCAGTAACATGAATGTCAATTCGACTCATTCTTCAATTTTGGGGAAACGGCCTCTATTTTTAGGCAGTACTAAAAGGaactcccccaaccccccagctTTCCCACCGGCAAAAAAACAGACCTTCACTATTCATGAAGAAAAGTCTACTTCATCTGGTTGCTCCCCAGCAAGAAGTACCTCCCCAAAGAGTCACCCCTCTGTGTTAACACCTGCAGTTAACATACAGCAGCCTTGGAAGCTGGGGAGAGTGACACCTCCTTTGTGCCAGTGTGGCCGGAGATCTAAGAGGCTGCTTGTTTCTAATAATGGACCAAACCATGGGAAAGCCTTCTACTGCTGTCCTGTTGGGAAATACCAAGACAGTAAAAAACCTTGTGACTATTTCAAGTGGGAACAGACACTTCAAAAGGAGAGAGCCAGCAACCCAGTATTGGCTCATTCCCCTGGGGGACTCAGAGGTAGGGCTCCAGAAACGAGCCCAATTTCTGACAAAAGTATACATTTTTCTACTAAAAAgtctttgagactgagaccttcAATGAGGAGTTGA